A window of Cryptomeria japonica chromosome 3, Sugi_1.0, whole genome shotgun sequence contains these coding sequences:
- the LOC131874181 gene encoding BURP domain protein RD22-like has protein sequence MSKSVRQDYTIVGVKDEGAAEKDVYYCHSKQYAYAVYYCHKSACTLEAGRRIARVWVKGEDDRTEEAVAVCHKDTSAWIPNNIPFKALNVKPGTPSICLFVPQGDHLWQIAD, from the coding sequence ATGTCAAAATCCGTGAGGCAGGATTATACCATCGTGGGAGTGAAAGACGAGGGCGCAGCAGAGAAGGACGTGTATTACTGCCACAGTAAACAATATGCGTATGCTGTGTACTACTGCCATAAGTCGGCATGTACTTTGGAAGCAGGCAGGAGGATCGCAAGAGTTTGGGTGAAGGGAGAAGATGATAGGACGGAGGAGGCGGTGGCTGTGTGTCACAAGGACACCAGCGCCTGGATTCCCAACAACATCCCATTTAAGGCGCTGAATGTGAAGCCTGGTACCCCCTCTATCTGCCTTTTCGTTCCCCAAGGAGACCACCTGTGGCAGATAGCCGACTGA
- the LOC131874182 gene encoding uncharacterized protein LOC131874182, whose translation MRALTSFIILISLAASGAAHLHGEEYLPTTPIPQLVRELISPDDDDDDDDDNDDGKIALNVADGGIIESGRGDASKKSWDTRRCAGAFETLRRSKTLCSNYANADGCNVVHVSAGERFGERNQSFSNLLARKGEAFSSTLRGRPNPFLLRQTSVMGVAIKETLQACERPAEEGENNFCATSLESLVDLSTSKLRSNR comes from the exons ATGAGGGCTTTAACTAGTTTCATTATTCTCATT TCACTAGCGGCGAGCGGAGCTGCACATTTGCATGGTGAAGAGTATCTGCCCACAACACCCATTCCACAACTTGTGCGGGAACTCATCTcacctgatgatgatgatgatgatgatgatgataatgatgatgggaAAATAGCGTTGAATGTGGCCGATGGAGGAATTATTGAAAGTGGACGCGGGGATGCCTCCAAGAAAAGTTGGGACACAAGGCGTTGCGCCGGTGCCTTTGAAACGTTGCGACGTAGCAAAACTTTATGCTCCAACTACGCAAATGCCGATGGATGCAACGTCGTGCACGTTTCTGCTGGAGAAAGATTTGGTGAGAGGAACCAAAGTTTCTCAAACCTTCTTGCGAGAAAGGGAGAGGCGTTTTCTTCAACGCTCCGTGGCAGACCAAATCCCTTTCTCCTCCGACAAACTTCCGTCATGGGCGTGGCTATTAAGGAGACTTTGCAAGCATGCGAAAGACCTGCCGAGGAGGGCGAAAACAACTTCTGCGCAACATCGTTGGAGTCCCTGGTTGACTTGAGCACGTCGAAGTTGAGGAGCAATCGCTAA